Genomic DNA from Enoplosus armatus isolate fEnoArm2 chromosome 7, fEnoArm2.hap1, whole genome shotgun sequence:
AATTGACACATTGATGAGTccaaggaaaaaaaagctaaaaagtgtgtgtgtgtacagtgtgttgtttttgtgtgtgcacatttatgGACTCTTTGTCAGAGACTGTATGTTGCAGTtcatgttatgtgtgtgttgtttagcTGCTTCAAGGTAAATGAAGTCCCCAGAACGTTTAATAACAGACACACTGCGGGTATGTATTTGCCGTATATGTGACTGCAACACTTTAGCCTCCCCATTTATCCTTCATAAGCAGGATATAATCATTTGATGAATTGCTTAGGCTGTATCACAgtataatgtagctgtaagcaGTATGTAAACAGTATGTAAATACTAATAGTAGAGGCAGTGATTGTAACTGATTACTTCCACCAGTCTCTGCAGTTCAGTCTCAGTCATTTGCCCTGTTGATCTCCACACCGACAGCAGAGTGATGCTGTTGGACCAGAAGCTGCTCGTCTCAGAGAGACGCAGGGTGTTGGGTATCAGAAACACTAAGGCTTTAATTCCCTGAGCATTCATTAGCGCTTAGCACTGAAATCCAACCTGACCTGGGTTTGTGGCCAAGGAGAGAGAGTTGATGAAGTGTCACCCGCTGGCAGATTTATAATACGCTGACTTTACTGGAGCACATGGGAACAATGTGTGAGTCTGACATGTCGCATGTCAAGTCTGACccttggtgtgtatgtgtgtatatgtttgtctaTGTCCCATCTTTAGGCTCAAGTGTTCTGAAATAACGGCAGAAAACCCAAAGTCAAGTGAATTGCTGTACTATACAACAATATAATCCTGGTGTGTAATACTAGTTATAAGCCTTTTAGTTATCATAACCTGAGTCAGAATCACCTGTGGTGTATATACGCTGTGGGAGGAATATGATTtttgtttggtctttttttcAGAGGTTTTGATGAAAAGAATAACAATATTAATAGTGTTTGCAGAGTGTTTCGCAGTTCAGTGTGGGGAAACTCTAAGGGCTTGTGCCAAATGTCTTTCATGtggaaaataaggaaaaaggACCAATTAGACTGTCTGAAGAGCTGAAAGTTtatgtgctgctgttttttttatccaggaCACTGCAGGTCAGGAGCGTTACCGCACCATCACCACGGCCTACTACCGAGGAGCCATGGGCTTCATCCTCATGTATGACATCACCAACGAGGAGTCCTTCAACGCCGTCCAGGACTGGTACGTGAGTGGCTTGGGGGAGTGTCACATGACTACAGTGTACGCCACAGAGCTTTGTGCTGTGTGGATGTTGGATCTTGGATGGAAATTTTCTTTCAGTGGAATTCTGATTTTAGATGTGAAATAAAAGTCACATGTACGGTTCATTTTTCAGGACCAGATTTTGTAACTTTGTTCACTCACTGTGATTCAGATCTTGGTTTAAGTAGCTTTTCTCAGTGCACACATGTGAGAGGAATAATTCAGACTTCAGGATCACACTCAGCTGCTGCGTGGTCACAGTCTTTGAGTTTCCTCTCTGACTGCTGGGTGTGTTGGTTCCCAGGTCGACTCAGATTAAGACGTACTCGTGGGACAACGCCCAGGTGCTGCTGGTAGGAAACAAGTGCGACATGGATGACGAGCGAGTGGTGAGCGGAGATAGAGGCCGGCAGCTGTCTGAACACCTCGGTgagttgtttacacacacaaacacacactcattgttAGGTACACTGACCTGAAGTGAATCAACGGACAGGCTGAACTTTAGTGTTGctagatgttgctgttggatcaccaaagtaattaagAGGAACCTTTTTggaaccatgaatatctattaaaatccatcaaatagttttCAAGATATTTCACAGTGGAGCCAAGCTGCTGTACACCTGGTTAAAATTGCAACTCACCAGGTGTACTCTACTACATCTTCACCACTAAACTGTGCAGTAGCTCAGGTGACCACGTCCTCATTAAACCTCTCCCACACCCTGTTTCCTGTCCAGGTTTTGAGTTCTTCGAGGCTAGCGCCAAGGACAACATCAATGTGAAGCAGACCTTTGAGCGCCTGGTTGACATCATCTGTGAAAAGATGTCTGAGAGCCTGGACGCCGGAGATCCCGCCGTCACAGGGGCCAAGCAGGGGCCCCAGCTGACAGAGCAGCCCGCTCCTCCTCACCAGGACTGTGCATGTTAAAGCTGACTACTCCCCCGAaccccttttcctccctcttcctccttgtcctccttcaGCTGGACCCCTGGGCCTCGGGTCCATACTCCATCACCCTTCTCACTCACTTTCCTGCTTCTTTCTGTAACCTAGTAAAGATCATTGGCAAAGAGGGCACAAGAACCAGGTTGCAAAGTGTCTGAAACGCTCTGAAAGGCTCGTGGACCAGTGCTCGGGGTGTATTTGCTTCTGGTTCCTCCTCATAAAGGAGCTAAAAGGTGTCTGATCGTTTTGATCGGTGCAGGTCAGATGCCAAAGTTCAATCAAACCGATCAATGTTTCAGACTCTTTGCAGCACAGGTTCTTGAAGGTTCCCGACCCACCTTGCGTTGTCTCCCTGTGTGGTTTTACAAGAAGGATTTGACGGCGTCCGTCCTCAGAGTGCCATTTAAATCCTTCTGATGTTTACAGTACTTTGTTTCATGTCAGTCAAATGTCTTGAAAAGATGTCAGCCTCGGATATGGTGACCAAGAAGGCCACGGTGGAGTGAATGAGGGAGGGGTGATCCAGCTGAAATCTGCTCCATACTGATGTGTTACGTTTCTTATATGATTCTGGATACACGCAGAATCAAACATACATGGatctgtgtttcatttgttgtcTCACCTGGTATCTAAACATAGATGTGGCAGGTATtagcagatgttttgttttcgtTATTCATCTGAGCCTTTTCATTTggccttttttatgtttttacgtttctttttttttgtattctggTGCCccatttattcttttcataCATGAAATACCGGGTGGGGGAAAATATGAACAAGATAGCGCTAGGGAAAAAATTGCAAAAAATgaagagacacattttatttaattatatttatttcaaatgtacATATAAATGTTgtgcaatatatataatatttacagGTATGCGTTTCTGGAAATGAATTTTAAAAGGAATGAAGTTATATGAGGATATTATCAATTATAAGAGGTCTGTGTTGTTGGGTTTGTTTGGATGATGTGTGGCAGCTCCTCCGTGAGTCGTTTCATTTCCCCGTTGGTTTGGTCTTATGCTGCTTTTCAGAGATGTTGCAAAGTCAGAAATTCAAACTTCCTGCTAAGAAAAATGCAGTGAAATAAGTGAGTCTGAATAACGAGTCGGAAAACTACCAATATGTTTATTATCCTCCAAATCCACTCAGCACCGCAGCTaataaagtgaaacattttaaaatagctCTGATATCAGAGGAAGACGCTTGCTGGAGAAACTTTGTGCTGCTTCATAAATGTTGTTTGAAGCTGGACAGTGACTGTAGTGAAGCTGACACCGGgagattttcaaaataatcaAACGATTTGAGTCTTCTGAAAGCTCAAAGTCATCAAGGCTTCTTGTCCCAACAGCCAAGATGTTATTGTGTCTGCTGTCACTAACAGACGATGCAAACATTTAAGGATATCTGAAAAGCATTTTGAGCAACACAGTTGTGCAGTTGTGCTTGCTAACAATGCTACATATTGATAGTGATACTGAGCTGGACCAACTAAAAGTATTGAGGTTGAAATTATGTAATAACAGCTGACAATTTCTGACTCCAGAAAGCAGCAAACCTTTGGTTTTCATCTCCCTGTTAGCTGTTCGGATAGTCACAGCTATTTTCCTGCATCAATAATCATTCATTAATCATTCTCTAAAACATGGAATGGGTTTGGAGGATGCAAGACTATGTTGTTTTGTTAGCTAATTTTTATGGTATTTTGCCTTTATCTGATAGTTTGACCCAAAGAGAGTGAAAGGAAACATCAGCAGCGAACAGGATGGCATGTGACAGACAGTAGATGCCCAGCTGAACCAGGTACATGTGCTGTTACATGGCACAAACCTTAGATCTCGTTTTAACATCCCTGAGTACTCAAAGCTTGATTGACGAGTACAGTAACTATATACTTGTCTTGCTGGTGTTGAGACTTGAATCACACAGACATCTAATCTAGTTTGCACTGAGAGAGACTGTATCCAGGATCATGATGTGTTTGCAGTTCAACCACTCGTGAGTTTAAatgcattattttgaaatgcacaTTTAATGGTATTGGGAAGACTGGACTGCAGTATCCATGTCATTTATGTGCTAATTTCGTTTCATCTCTGAACCTGGTATGTAGTATGTTAGGTGAAGCTACACGCCAACACTCAGCGATTTCATGTTTCCTTGCAGTATTATTACAgagtctgtttgtctgtttatgtgtaatGGAATCTCCAATGCTCAGTCTTCAGGTGAAGTATAGACAGTTTAAAGTCAAACAAGCATCAAACAGCTGGAGGCTGAAATGTTCATAGGCCAGGTTGCTGCTGAGTTTGTAACATCAGTTTTGAGTCGATGCAGGAATTAAATATCAGGTTTTCTTGGTTCCAACACTGTAACCATGCCTTGTTTCAGCTAAGTATGCTAAGTTAGTATGCTTTTTAAATCTACATAGCATCACTCACTCTGGGCATGCACAACTCCCCCCTCCACTAAAGACTCAGAAAGTGTTTGTACACTTGTTTTAATACAGTTTCCACAGTTAAAACTGGATTGTCGGGTATTCCTTCTTTTCACTTCACCAAAGATTGCTGTAGAAGCAGCTCACAGTTTTTGCTGTAGGATGCCAGAATGAGCAGTGTGACcagttttaaaagtttaaaattgTAATAAAGCAAGTGCTGCTTGGTGGACTGAAGTGAACTCATTGATTTAATTGATTGTTAATCCAGGCTTGCTGTTGtttccagcagaaacagagataaagaggaTGGCACCTGTGGATTGAGAGGGCAAAGTACTATAAAACGTGGTCAAAATCACGGACTTCATAAAGTCTGTGACTTTGACTATTTGATTAAAGCAAATCTGAATCAgaaaagcattcattttgagaGTAACTGTTGCATTACTTAACTGTCAAGTGTAGCATACAAACCTGAAATCACAGATGAGCCACTGACTGTTAAAGTTTGAGATAATGAGGCCTGAGTCAAAGTGTCCCACCAAAGTAGTGATGTTCTCATCAGAGAGGGAGTGATGATCACGACAAACCTGGGAGACGATTTTGATCATGCGTATATTTTACTTCTTACTGGTTGTGACTGTTTCTTTTCCGGTAAAATCCAAACTTTGAAACTGTTCTCCTTTCTAATATGTCTTCCTCTCTATATAAACCAGATCTGTAAATACTGTACCTTTGAGTCATATGTGTGGATTGTGTTGTATCGACTCAGGcttgcaacaaaaaaacaagttaaagaaaaaagaggaaaaaaatagacAGTAAAAAAACCTGAAAACCCCAAAAGAGCCATGTTGTACTGTATCTGCATTCATTTCTAGGCCTGcttgtgaatgaatgtgtcaCTCTGTTACAAAGCAATACACACTACAGTATCtatacaaaaaagaaatgccatCAAGCTTGGTAGAGGTTGCCGACTTTAGATCTTCTACTAGCACGCAGAAACACGTAATTTATTTGGTCTCGCGTCACTGCCTCTTCAAATCCTCCTCAGTTTGGGCCATTAAGATGAGAGAATATGCTGTGGATGTTTTTATCTGTACTTTGtggtaaaacaataaaaagttaCTAACAATCAGTTGATCCTTGTTTTTGAAGATTTTGTACCTTTGGGGGTAAGATGATCAAATCCCCAAATAAACTGATATTATAGATGTGCACTAACTTAAAAGGCCTTGTGCTGCATCATAAATGTTGCTTTAACCCAGACAGTAAAGACTAGATCcagatttattcaaaataatcaaaagtTTTAGTGTTACGCAAGCTCAGAGTCATGGAAGTTAAGCAGTAAAATTAGAGGCAAATGTTTGGATGCTTCTTGTCCCAACAGCCTCAAGATGTCACTGTTTCACTTTTTGCTGGCagacaatgtaaaaatattttgtgcGGCAAGCAGCAGCTTGTAAAATTTGATCTTTATAATAATTGACTTTGATTAAATGTTTCTATATAACATTACCAATTAGAAAGGTACGTCAGAACAGTTTGGAATTTTTGATTTAGTTGAAAGTTTCCTTCTCCTAAAAGAGACTCTTGTGCATGTAAACTCTTGTGGTTGTTTTGGATTTAGCACAACTGAGGTGTGAGTGAAAATGAACCTCTTTACTGCGTCTTTCGGAAAGTTAATCATTACATTGCCTCCCTTAGAAGTACAAAGAAAACTTTGTCCCAGAACTGTAATCAGATTACGTATCCAGAGGGTAGTGTTGCTTttagggaaaacacacacagatatggaCACGGTAAGTGTACAAATATTAACATCAAATAGACTAACCAGGTGAATGCACGTGGAAGCTGTGAACCAAAGTGGCTCGTTGGTTACATTAGATTGGATCATTAGATCAGCAAAGAGGGCATTAACTACTACAAGTGGCAGTGGGCTATTAATATCTGGTGTTGCTGTTATTGCTGTTAGTGATGCTAAGCTTTGTCAAAATCCCATTTGTTCCTGCCTCAGAGTGACTGAAGACATGAAGACACGTTGCCTTCAGTCTTATTTTTGTCCTCTGGTGCAACAATCAGATCCTCCTCCAAGTTACGTTTTTACTCAGAGGTCAACATGCccaaacatttctgtttctacaCGTTAACTGAGCTGCAACATGCTTTTCATCTCTCCGTCACATGGCTTTCGGTGGAGGTGATCGAGACAAAAATGTTGCAACGTTTTCACTTTTGAAATTATAGTTATTGTCTGTGAGAGGGACCTTCATTTCCCCACTACGGttctatattttattctttttaggATGACcagtaataaatatttttcaagGCAGGGTGGACCACATCTATTTCATGGGCAAACTATGTGATGTACtgtatcaaaaacaaaaaccatacCAGATTGGTTATGTTAATTATTTTGCAGGTTTGCAGTTCTAATTTTCTTGAACTGTTGTCAGACAAGAGCCTCCTGCTCATCATAGGTGGAGACACCAGTCAGTATCAAAAGGCCACACAGTGTTTACTGAAAAACTGATGCAACTAATATTTTGGTTTAATCCTGATCTTAAGGACCCCTACATAAATCTGCATTGGATTTGACTGTCATTTGACAACATTATGTTGTATGGAACCCTATCTAATTAGATTTAATTCTTCCCTGCTGAGGAATCAATAAAACTACAGTCCTCATCCACCTTCAGACTATAGGCTGACGTCTGTTCAACGACAAGTTAAATCAAACTTATCCTCATTTTGCTGTGGACATCTGGGAGCTCTTCAAGGTCCTTCAGGATGTCAGAAACTGACCCAACATTCACCAAAATGTCCTTTCAGCCATTAGTGCATGAACATCATTTGCCATTTCCCAATtaaccagcagagggagaaagaaaccAGGGCAATGATATGATGCAGATTCCTACACACACCCATCTAAAATCCTGTTATTACACAACACCGACTTCATTAATTCAGTCTCTATCAGAGGAGCAAGCTATAAATGTAAGAGTTCCATAAAAAGAATCACACCTATAATGATATTGTATTGACTTTTAGTTGTAGTCCGTGATATTctcagtttattttgtgttggCACTGCCATCTACTGTAACCCACAATATAATTTCTTACAGTCAAATTCAATATATTGTAACTTCATTATGTTATTCTTGAGACTAATGCACAAAACTGATTCTTCAGTTAAAGCAGTTTTTGAATACCTTCATGAAACTGAACATAGTCTTAAAATAAATGGTTACACTATGTCTTGAACTGGACAACTTTCTATGGAGGAACATCTGTAGGCCTCATCCATTCACCACCAACGACTGGTTTACTGTTGCACACACTGACTTAGACCTGTTTTTCcaacatgcatgtaaatatgAGAGCTGGGCCAAAATTGAGGAAACAGTGTTTATTGCCGAGCAGCATTTAATTCAGAACACAGCGGCATACAGCCAAATAACTGTGGGCCAGAAGTGACAGCAACAGTCAGTGCAACAAAAAGGTTaccacatttcacattaaaacaagaaCACACTGAAAAAGGGAGACAGTAGAgtaaaaaatagataaatacatgTGTTTGTAAAGGTTAAAGATAATAAATACTGACTAATGGTGCCCTTTGACACCCAGCTGTGTAGGGCAACATTCGAGTATGTCAACAACATGCAAATTGTTCCCTATAGAAATACATGGTAGATAGTCCATATATGTAGATTATCTCTTATATATCAAATGTGGGTGTATATGCTTTTTTGTTACAGCCAGTTCCTCACACATTAAGGATATCCGTGTCATGAATGTGCATATTTCtgtataaatattgtaaatcCGTTTGGTCCAGGTTTGAGACTGAAAATAGACACAACCAgtctgtaaacattttttacagtcATTAACGTTGAGCATATAGCCCCAATAAGTGCATCGTTCTCTTATCAGGAAAGCCCATGGCCAAATTCCATTTAAAGAAATTGCAGTTTAATGCTGCCTTGTTCACCAGTAAACATTTATACGAGACAGAACATGATTTCATACATCAAACATATTAAAAGGCAAATGCTCTTCATTTCGGCATAAATCCCAAAAAACAATTGGCgagtattcatttaaaaatccaATAAGTAATAGTAATGCGTGCTCTCCACTGGGCGGAGGGGACTGTGGAGTAATGTGGATCTGGAAATTGTTTTACGAATAGAAATGCAACCTGTCCAAATTGTCAGACGATTATAGTCACCCATCACCCATTATCTTAAATTTTGTTCTACCAGGTATGTAGCAGGTACATTTCGCTGGTGCAAACAGCCCATCGTTAATGTACAATTTAGCCTACGTGGTCTGGCATTCATTCCACTGGGAACGGCACATATCTGGGCTACGCTACATACAGAAAGACCAACATTAACAAAGTCAATGAAGCTTATATGCTGGTCAGTAGCCCAACTGCAGGTCTGCACCCCCCGACTAGTGCACTTGAACTTCGTGTGGCAGCAGCTGGCAGCCGCTGTTCACATGGGTGATGACTTTCTGTTTCAGCTGGGCCACTTGCTCCCTCAGCAGGCCAGCCGTTGATGCCAGATCgttgttttggcttttcagCGTTTTCACCTTGTCCTCAAGCCTGGAGATACGCTCCAGTTTGCGCATCCGACACTTGGATGCTGCAATCCGGTTCCTTAGCCTCTTCCTCTCGGCTTTCATGCGGTCCTGTGAGTCTATGTCGATGGGAGACAGCGGCGGGCTCTCCCCGAAGCTCTGAACGTCGGGGACCGTCTGAGGCTCCTCCTTCAGCGGCTGGACCCGAGAAAGCTCCGGCTGCGGCGGGGTTGCCCCCAAATTATGCGACGGAGGAGGCGGGAAAGGGACTGTGTCCGTGGAGTAGTTGACAGTGGTTTCCAATGGCCCGCTGCCGTAACTGTTCAAGTTCGTATACACCGGTAGATCCGGCTGGACGGTGACCGGGGCGATGTTAGCGCCCAGATCCAGGCTGTTGTTCGTCTGCCCGCCTCCGTTCAGTTGATTCTGCTTGTGTAGGTCCTCCAGCGCCTTCACGAAGCCCTCGGCGAACTCCTGCTCGTCCGTTACCGTCTTCGGGTAGAGGAACTGGGGGCTTGTGGGTGTCGTGGTGACCATTCCGTTGGACTGGATGATTAGCCTCTCCAGCTCCGGGGAGGCCAGTTTGAGCAGTCCCAGGTCCGGAGAGTTGAGGATGCTCTCGGCGTCGCGGAGGTGCGGTTTGAGGTCTGCTTCGTCCGCCAGGCTCTTCATCATTATTTCCGCAGTCAAAATGACAAGTCTTACAGCTCGACACTCCCTCAGAACGGAGCCCTGCCCATAACCTCTCACAAATAAACCGGAGTGTAAAATATCTTGtgtttaattcatatttttaacaCTTCACTGAAACCGTTGGCACGTGTCAGCTCTCGAGCAGGATCTGCTTGTACTGAGTGTCCGCGCGCACCGCCTCGAGCTTTTCTAGGCTCGCACGTTCCATTATGTCACATTAGAGCGCGCGCATTGGGCAGAAATTACGTTTTCCAGACTTTAATTTgaataaagagaggaggagacaggaaagaAGTCTCACTCTGCGCCTCATTCAGGTGCTACAGGAGGCAGTGCCCATGGATGTAataatgtattgtattaatACGTCAGTGTTATAATCTGTGACAGTGTTTCTTTCATCAATCTCTCTGAAATGGTGATGTTTGTATGTCATGTCCATTGACATTTAAGATAAATGGGTATTTTCTACCACTggagtttgtattttttaatttacataTGGGCATACATAAATGTTGGGTCATCAATAGCTGTGGCTCCCATGAGTctttatgattttaaaaactaaaaacatcaTAACACAGAGTCTCGTTATCACtggtaacattttattttggtgaattAAAGCCTTTTCTCTACATTGTTATTACGGCCATGCCTAGGATTAAAGTCTATTTCAAGAGCACCCATTTGAGTGATATTGACCTTTACCAAGGAATGTGTACAGTGATATTTTTATGATGATGTCCATCAGTCAGTCGATCTGTCATACTTTGGTTTAGAGTAAAGTATCTGGATGACTGCTGGATGGATTAccttgaaatttggtacagaacGTCGTCAGTATATGtaaaagacattcatggttcccagaggtTGAACCCTAAACTGCAGATTTTAAGGATAATGCTAACATATTGCATTTATTCTGATTTTGTAGCTGCAACTTCAGGGAGTAAAATATACCAAATACACATTACTTGAGCCTGGCTTGTAATTTAAGGGcgctgcacacccacacaggtgt
This window encodes:
- the rab3ab gene encoding RAB3A, member RAS oncogene family, b, with the translated sequence MASATATYGQKESSDQNFDYMFKILIIGNSSVGKTSFLFRYADDSFTPAFVSTVGIDFKVKTIYRNDKRIKLQIWDTAGQERYRTITTAYYRGAMGFILMYDITNEESFNAVQDWSTQIKTYSWDNAQVLLVGNKCDMDDERVVSGDRGRQLSEHLGFEFFEASAKDNINVKQTFERLVDIICEKMSESLDAGDPAVTGAKQGPQLTEQPAPPHQDCAC
- the jund gene encoding transcription factor JunD, giving the protein MMKSLADEADLKPHLRDAESILNSPDLGLLKLASPELERLIIQSNGMVTTTPTSPQFLYPKTVTDEQEFAEGFVKALEDLHKQNQLNGGGQTNNSLDLGANIAPVTVQPDLPVYTNLNSYGSGPLETTVNYSTDTVPFPPPPSHNLGATPPQPELSRVQPLKEEPQTVPDVQSFGESPPLSPIDIDSQDRMKAERKRLRNRIAASKCRMRKLERISRLEDKVKTLKSQNNDLASTAGLLREQVAQLKQKVITHVNSGCQLLPHEVQVH